One genomic segment of Scophthalmus maximus strain ysfricsl-2021 chromosome 3, ASM2237912v1, whole genome shotgun sequence includes these proteins:
- the LOC124849902 gene encoding uncharacterized protein LOC124849902 isoform X1, with amino-acid sequence MSKRRRRIKPVDDAKTYILSCTDKSGIMSRLVDSYKGRGVIAMQPIEPGDFVLEYRGKLLTQEECQSRQYSEIESTFLFDFEWQNRRLCLDASKEDGSLGRLVNDNHKNPNCVMKKITAAAVEKETSPVHQMSYPQTPAAAVEKETSPVYQMCYKASKPDETNAQTDSGPEGSYRLYDSDETIVKETSDEASPNIEQSDDELVPSLRRTKSIMMDRVQDFAGCLYDSSDDSTEGTFISKPERDSQRLRRSSCHPIQMNLVESDDSNIGSEDDYIPCPMDESTESDSSLESTLEDRKKNKGASSESRGKSSSQSKFEPGESGSESSRQRRSKSSSQSKFKPGESGSESSRQGKSKSSSQSKFKLRESGSESSRQGRSKSSSQSKFKPRESGSESSRQRRSKSSSQNTSESSSQSQLDFSQMRRLRDQLCACARVRARVLRDDEVKCWTVNVFVITHTSAGCVCVCVCVCVCVCVCVCVCVCVCVCVCVCVCVCVCVCVCVCVCVCGAGVITVMIFNMYLNKVITLDWRPSEGRSRLRGAQSPRPGEKRLKETRHH; translated from the exons ATgtccaaaagaagaagaagaataaagccAGTAGATGATGCAAAGACATATATTCTGTCTTGCACTGACAAGTCTGGAATAATGTCAAGACTTGTCGACAGTTACAAAG GAAGAGGAGTGATTGCTATGCAGCCCATTGAACCAGGGGACTTTGTTTTGGAGTACAGGGGTAAACTCCTCACACAGGAAGAATGCCAGTCACGACAGTACTCAGAGATTGAAAGCACATTTCTCTTTGACTTTGAGTGGCAAAACCGTCGCTTGTG CCTCGATGCATCTAAAGAAGATGGATCTCTTGGAAGATTAGTCAATGACAACCACAAAAATCCAAATTgtgtcatgaaaaaaatcactgcagcagcagtagagaAAGAGACCAGCCCTGTACATCAGATGAGCTACCCTCagactcctgcagcagcagtagagaAAGAGACCAGCCCTGTATATCAGATGTGCTACAAGGCATCAAAGCCAGATGAGACGAACGCACAG actGATAGTGGACCGGAAGGTTCTTATCGTTTGTATGATTCAGATGAAACTATTGTGAAAGAAACCAGTGATGAGGCTTCTCCAAACATCGAGCAATCAGATGATGAACTTGTTCCATCACTGAGACGCACTAAAAGCATTATG ATGGATAGAGTACAAGATTTTGCTGGCTGTCTCTACGATTCCAGTGATGACAGCACAGAGGGCACTTTTATTTCTAAGCCTGAAAGGGATTCACAGAGGCTGAGAAGAAGTTCTTGCCATCCT attcagaTGAATCTTGTGGAATCAGATGACTCAAACATTGGTAGTGAAGATGATTACATTCCATGTCCCATGGACGAAAGCACAGAAAGTGATAGCAGTTTGGAATCAACCCTGGAAGATcgaaaaaagaacaaaggtgCATCTAGTGAGAGCAGAGGAAAGTCTTCCAGTCAGAGCAAGTTTGAGCCCGGGGAAAGTGGAAGTGAGTCCTCCAGGCAGAGAAGAAGCAAGTCATCCAGTCAGAGCAAGTTTAAGCCCGGGGAGAGTGGAAGTGAGTCCTCCAGGCAGGGAAAAAGCAAGTCATCCAGTCAGAGCAAGTTTAAGCTCAGGGAGAGTGGAAGTGAGTCCTCCAGGCAGGGAAGAAGCAAGTCATCCAGTCAGAGCAAGTTTAAGCCCAGGGAGAGTGGAAGTGAGTCCTCCAGGCAGAGAAGAAGCAAGTCATCCAGTCAGAACACAAGTGAGTCTTCCAGTCAGAGCCAGCTTGATTTTAGCCAGATGAGACGACTAAGGGAtcagttgtgtgcgtgtgcgcgtgtgcgcgcgcgcgtatTGAGAGACGATGAAGTGAAATGCTGGACAGTTAATGTGTTCGTCATAACACACACTTcagcaggctgtgtgtgtgtgtgtgtgtgtgtgtgtgtgtgtgtgtgtgtgtgtgtgtgtgtgtgtgtgtgtgtgtgtgtgtgtgtgtgtgtgtgtgtgtgtgtgtgtgtgtgtgtgtgtgtgtgtgtgtgtgtgtgtgtgtgtggagccggCGTAATCActgttatgatcttcaatatgtatctaaacaaagtcataacattGGATTGGAGACCAAGTGAGGGACGGTCAAGATTGCGGGGCGCACAGAGCCCTCGGCCCGGCGAAAAAAGACTAAAAGAGACCCGTCATCATTAA
- the LOC124849902 gene encoding uncharacterized protein LOC124849902 isoform X3: MSKRRRRIKPVDDAKTYILSCTDKSGIMSRLVDSYKGRGVIAMQPIEPGDFVLEYRGKLLTQEECQSRQYSEIESTFLFDFEWQNRRLCLDASKEDGSLGRLVNDNHKNPNCVMKKITAAAVEKETSPVHQMSYPQTPAAAVEKETSPVYQMCYKASKPDETNAQTDSGPEGSYRLYDSDETIVKETSDEASPNIEQSDDELVPSLRRTKSIMMDRVQDFAGCLYDSSDDSTEGTFISKPERDSQRLRRSSCHPVSLFLILVCVSMTVKMSVVLSREPGTDSILFPYFVL; encoded by the exons ATgtccaaaagaagaagaagaataaagccAGTAGATGATGCAAAGACATATATTCTGTCTTGCACTGACAAGTCTGGAATAATGTCAAGACTTGTCGACAGTTACAAAG GAAGAGGAGTGATTGCTATGCAGCCCATTGAACCAGGGGACTTTGTTTTGGAGTACAGGGGTAAACTCCTCACACAGGAAGAATGCCAGTCACGACAGTACTCAGAGATTGAAAGCACATTTCTCTTTGACTTTGAGTGGCAAAACCGTCGCTTGTG CCTCGATGCATCTAAAGAAGATGGATCTCTTGGAAGATTAGTCAATGACAACCACAAAAATCCAAATTgtgtcatgaaaaaaatcactgcagcagcagtagagaAAGAGACCAGCCCTGTACATCAGATGAGCTACCCTCagactcctgcagcagcagtagagaAAGAGACCAGCCCTGTATATCAGATGTGCTACAAGGCATCAAAGCCAGATGAGACGAACGCACAG actGATAGTGGACCGGAAGGTTCTTATCGTTTGTATGATTCAGATGAAACTATTGTGAAAGAAACCAGTGATGAGGCTTCTCCAAACATCGAGCAATCAGATGATGAACTTGTTCCATCACTGAGACGCACTAAAAGCATTATG ATGGATAGAGTACAAGATTTTGCTGGCTGTCTCTACGATTCCAGTGATGACAGCACAGAGGGCACTTTTATTTCTAAGCCTGAAAGGGATTCACAGAGGCTGAGAAGAAGTTCTTGCCATCCTGTAAGCCTTTTTTTGATTCTTGTATGTGTTTCCATGACTGTGAAAATGTCTGTTGTTCTTTCTCGTGAGCCTGGTACTGACTCAATTTTATTTCcctattttgttttgtaa
- the LOC124849902 gene encoding dentin sialophosphoprotein-like isoform X2 yields the protein MMDRVQDFAGCLYDSSDDSTEGTFISKPERDSQRLRRSSCHPIQMNLVESDDSNIGSEDDYIPCPMDESTESDSSLESTLEDRKKNKGASSESRGKSSSQSKFEPGESGSESSRQRRSKSSSQSKFKPGESGSESSRQGKSKSSSQSKFKLRESGSESSRQGRSKSSSQSKFKPRESGSESSRQRRSKSSSQNTSESSSQSQLDFSQMRRLRDQLCACARVRARVLRDDEVKCWTVNVFVITHTSAGCVCVCVCVCVCVCVCVCVCVCVCVCVCVCVCVCVCVCVCVCVCVCGAGVITVMIFNMYLNKVITLDWRPSEGRSRLRGAQSPRPGEKRLKETRHH from the exons ATG ATGGATAGAGTACAAGATTTTGCTGGCTGTCTCTACGATTCCAGTGATGACAGCACAGAGGGCACTTTTATTTCTAAGCCTGAAAGGGATTCACAGAGGCTGAGAAGAAGTTCTTGCCATCCT attcagaTGAATCTTGTGGAATCAGATGACTCAAACATTGGTAGTGAAGATGATTACATTCCATGTCCCATGGACGAAAGCACAGAAAGTGATAGCAGTTTGGAATCAACCCTGGAAGATcgaaaaaagaacaaaggtgCATCTAGTGAGAGCAGAGGAAAGTCTTCCAGTCAGAGCAAGTTTGAGCCCGGGGAAAGTGGAAGTGAGTCCTCCAGGCAGAGAAGAAGCAAGTCATCCAGTCAGAGCAAGTTTAAGCCCGGGGAGAGTGGAAGTGAGTCCTCCAGGCAGGGAAAAAGCAAGTCATCCAGTCAGAGCAAGTTTAAGCTCAGGGAGAGTGGAAGTGAGTCCTCCAGGCAGGGAAGAAGCAAGTCATCCAGTCAGAGCAAGTTTAAGCCCAGGGAGAGTGGAAGTGAGTCCTCCAGGCAGAGAAGAAGCAAGTCATCCAGTCAGAACACAAGTGAGTCTTCCAGTCAGAGCCAGCTTGATTTTAGCCAGATGAGACGACTAAGGGAtcagttgtgtgcgtgtgcgcgtgtgcgcgcgcgcgtatTGAGAGACGATGAAGTGAAATGCTGGACAGTTAATGTGTTCGTCATAACACACACTTcagcaggctgtgtgtgtgtgtgtgtgtgtgtgtgtgtgtgtgtgtgtgtgtgtgtgtgtgtgtgtgtgtgtgtgtgtgtgtgtgtgtgtgtgtgtgtgtgtgtgtgtgtgtgtgtgtgtgtgtgtgtgtgtgtgtgtgtgtgtggagccggCGTAATCActgttatgatcttcaatatgtatctaaacaaagtcataacattGGATTGGAGACCAAGTGAGGGACGGTCAAGATTGCGGGGCGCACAGAGCCCTCGGCCCGGCGAAAAAAGACTAAAAGAGACCCGTCATCATTAA